The proteins below come from a single Crateriforma spongiae genomic window:
- a CDS encoding alpha/beta hydrolase: MTLDPQAEAFIASMSAVERPAWQDVGPEAAREAFTGMGQIFGIGPPVHRVENLVIPENIRVRLYRPSDRPDLPAILWFHGGGWVMGDLDTHDAMCRRLTVAADAVVISVDYPLAPEHRFPSAAESCFAALQYFSDHASDHGLDVTRLFVGGDSAGGHLAASVSAVARRRGGPLVCGQILVYPVVSPNFDTKSYLRCAEGYGLTRADMRWFWDCYVDAIQNDDTWPIDLLQMDVAGMPPTFLITAQYDVLCDEGTNLASAMESADVDVTHSHFMGTLHGFVHFAACFDNHQQAIDEIGEFVRQRCP, from the coding sequence ATGACTCTTGATCCACAAGCCGAAGCGTTCATCGCGTCGATGTCCGCCGTCGAACGTCCCGCCTGGCAAGACGTCGGACCCGAAGCGGCTCGGGAGGCGTTCACCGGCATGGGCCAGATTTTCGGGATCGGACCGCCCGTGCATCGCGTGGAAAACTTGGTCATTCCGGAAAACATCCGGGTGCGTTTGTATCGGCCGTCGGACCGACCGGATTTGCCGGCGATCTTGTGGTTCCACGGCGGCGGATGGGTCATGGGTGACTTGGACACGCACGATGCGATGTGTCGTCGGTTGACCGTGGCGGCCGATGCGGTCGTGATCAGCGTGGATTACCCGCTGGCCCCGGAACACCGTTTTCCGTCGGCCGCGGAATCCTGTTTTGCCGCCCTGCAATATTTCAGCGACCATGCGTCGGATCATGGTTTGGATGTCACGCGGTTGTTCGTCGGGGGTGACAGTGCCGGTGGCCACTTGGCCGCCAGTGTTTCGGCGGTGGCCAGACGCCGCGGCGGGCCGCTGGTGTGCGGCCAGATTTTGGTCTATCCGGTGGTTTCCCCGAATTTTGACACCAAGTCGTATTTGCGGTGCGCCGAAGGATACGGGCTGACGCGGGCGGACATGCGTTGGTTCTGGGATTGCTATGTCGATGCGATCCAGAACGATGACACATGGCCGATCGATCTGTTGCAGATGGATGTCGCGGGCATGCCGCCGACGTTTTTGATCACCGCACAATACGACGTGTTGTGTGACGAGGGCACGAATTTGGCGTCGGCCATGGAATCGGCCGACGTGGACGTCACCCATTCGCACTTTATGGGAACGCTGCACGGATTCGTTCACTTCGCGGCTTGTTTCGACAATCACCAACAGGCGATTGATGAAATCGGCGAATTCGTCCGCCAGCGGTGCCCCTGA
- a CDS encoding DUF3127 domain-containing protein: MSDSTVRGVVHVIEETKTYGQKGFRKRLVVLEQEKGGFTNYIPVEFIKDGCDTVDEMNLGDDVEVSYRLSGRKWQRDSNSDVKYFLSLEAMSYKVLSGYGGVTGDAVEDANSAFSEAADDEDAPF, encoded by the coding sequence ATGAGTGATTCGACGGTTCGTGGAGTCGTCCACGTGATCGAAGAGACCAAGACGTACGGTCAGAAAGGCTTCCGCAAACGTCTGGTCGTCTTGGAACAAGAAAAGGGTGGATTCACCAATTACATCCCGGTCGAATTCATCAAAGACGGCTGTGACACGGTCGATGAAATGAATTTGGGCGACGATGTCGAAGTGTCGTATCGGCTGAGCGGTCGCAAATGGCAGCGTGACAGCAACAGTGACGTGAAGTATTTCCTAAGTCTGGAAGCGATGTCGTACAAAGTCCTGTCGGGCTACGGCGGCGTGACCGGCGATGCGGTGGAAGACGCCAATTCGGCGTTCAGCGAAGCGGCCGACGACGAAGACGCGCCATTCTGA
- a CDS encoding uracil-DNA glycosylase family protein, which produces MPRTNARSRALIDAADRLRDAVDRLNFAPPVTHIYNPLRYAWKSHQAYLRMAPRGDVNAVFLGMNPGPWGMAQTGVPFGEIQLVKDFLKINEPVDRPALENPKRPVEGFDCPRSEVSGRRLWGYFRDQFQTAQRFFDEHFVTNYCPLVFMESGGRNRTPDKLPVGERLPLQQCCDQHLREVLDILRPRYVVAVGTFAEACVKRCRDGLAKSDAPKSSDVTTPWSLVRILHPSPASPAANRDWAGTVHRQLCEAAVLDGKEHTT; this is translated from the coding sequence ATGCCACGGACCAACGCCCGCAGCCGCGCCCTGATCGATGCCGCCGACCGGCTTCGTGATGCAGTCGACCGGTTGAATTTCGCACCCCCGGTGACCCACATCTACAATCCTTTGCGTTACGCTTGGAAATCGCACCAAGCCTATTTGCGGATGGCCCCCAGGGGTGATGTCAATGCGGTGTTTTTGGGGATGAACCCGGGACCGTGGGGCATGGCCCAAACCGGCGTACCGTTCGGAGAGATCCAGTTGGTCAAAGATTTTTTGAAGATCAACGAACCGGTCGATCGTCCGGCGCTTGAAAACCCCAAGCGTCCCGTCGAAGGCTTCGACTGTCCCCGCAGCGAAGTCAGCGGTCGACGTCTATGGGGATACTTCCGCGACCAATTTCAAACCGCCCAGCGGTTCTTTGACGAACACTTTGTGACCAACTATTGCCCGCTGGTCTTCATGGAATCCGGCGGGCGGAATCGAACCCCTGACAAGCTGCCGGTCGGCGAACGTTTGCCGCTGCAGCAATGTTGTGACCAGCACCTGCGCGAAGTCTTGGACATCCTGCGCCCTCGTTACGTCGTTGCGGTCGGCACGTTTGCCGAAGCATGTGTGAAACGCTGTCGTGACGGTCTCGCGAAATCAGACGCACCCAAAAGTTCCGACGTCACCACCCCTTGGTCATTGGTTCGGATTTTACACCCCAGCCCCGCATCACCGGCGGCCAACCGAGACTGGGCGGGCACCGTCCATCGTCAACTTTGCGAGGCGGCCGTCCTGGACGGCAAAGAACACACGACCTGA
- a CDS encoding lecithin retinol acyltransferase family protein, with protein MPMSKGDHLFVWRFDCVVPYQHHAIDMGDGTVVHYCGDDHSTARPWGGRLDHRIRRTPMDRLTVGGKSKIHIVESAPDSQRDLIVGRAMQQLGEAEYCLVFRNCEHFARWASTGRWESRQVDAIVERGGSVAAKTAVSMAKHLVRGRLTGRLHPATLLGDAAQWATEAVGGHLGLRDQRLRRGVGRGLNLATTVGVSVAAGPAAALAAGGMWAVGEVGAMGCRRLMADRSRPVIKTVALKP; from the coding sequence ATGCCGATGAGCAAGGGGGACCATCTTTTTGTTTGGCGATTCGATTGTGTGGTGCCGTACCAGCATCATGCGATCGACATGGGCGACGGCACGGTGGTGCACTACTGCGGTGATGACCACAGCACGGCTCGGCCCTGGGGCGGTCGACTGGATCATCGCATCCGACGCACCCCAATGGATCGATTGACCGTCGGCGGCAAAAGCAAGATTCACATCGTCGAATCGGCACCGGATTCCCAGCGAGATCTGATCGTCGGCCGCGCGATGCAGCAATTGGGTGAAGCCGAATACTGTTTGGTGTTCCGCAATTGCGAACACTTTGCCCGTTGGGCGTCGACCGGGCGATGGGAAAGCCGGCAGGTCGATGCGATCGTTGAACGCGGCGGTTCGGTTGCCGCGAAGACAGCGGTGTCGATGGCGAAGCATCTGGTGCGTGGGCGTCTGACCGGACGACTGCATCCGGCGACGTTGTTGGGTGACGCGGCACAGTGGGCGACCGAAGCGGTCGGCGGCCATCTGGGCTTGCGTGACCAACGTCTGCGGCGTGGTGTCGGCCGTGGATTGAACTTGGCGACCACGGTCGGGGTCAGCGTGGCGGCGGGCCCGGCGGCGGCGTTGGCTGCCGGTGGGATGTGGGCCGTGGGCGAGGTGGGTGCGATGGGCTGTCGACGTCTGATGGCGGATCGAAGTCGTCCGGTGATCAAAACCGTTGCGTTGAAGCCCTAG
- a CDS encoding response regulator, whose amino-acid sequence MSQFDGSNSDRGGQRPESSTPRLICIGDPSLAPATHDSLDVVPVRSASEAFDELECGDVVGIWIARDQLPQIGEVRGIAQSGAMLRDMPEGVALLDADMRVLWANRRLLKWAGRDEQTPMGMNFYALLGEPEIMGPDFCPFHTALAIADESNSTLHTADNRYFQVHAAPIHYPDATKQLIVTVGDITDEIMQQQKLAAIHQAGRELADIRPAEIFMMEVDERIELLKDNIRHYLSDLLNYEFIEIRLLEHATGNLMPLLSVGIDQEAADRKLLAHPQGNGITGYVAATGVSYICADVVNDPLFIPGVQGSRSSLTVPLILHDQVLGTLNVESPEPHAFGDTDLQFLEIFARDIALALNTLELLVAQKANTAQQSCDAIHSAVAMPVDEILNDAVNLMEDYIGHGGEMADRLRRILQNTRDIKRTIQQIGQKMTPLEAVPAGSRSPQDEVLRGQRVLVVDADEKVREDAHQLLERYGCIVETASKGDEAVLMVRGLGSGESYDVVISDIQLPDYSGYQLMLRLGERMDRVPMILMQGFGYDPGHSIVKARQNGLHPKGVLYKPFRLDQLIDVVRTILLANQPELAEGCSDAVPDPAKKQQNETSGAS is encoded by the coding sequence ATGTCTCAATTCGACGGGTCGAATTCAGATCGCGGCGGTCAGCGACCAGAGTCGTCGACGCCCAGGCTGATTTGCATCGGAGACCCCTCGCTGGCTCCTGCAACGCACGACAGCCTGGATGTGGTACCGGTTCGTTCCGCTTCCGAAGCGTTTGATGAACTGGAGTGCGGTGATGTGGTGGGCATTTGGATCGCTCGCGACCAGCTGCCCCAGATCGGTGAGGTGCGCGGTATCGCACAATCGGGCGCGATGTTGCGCGATATGCCCGAAGGCGTCGCCTTGTTGGATGCGGACATGCGCGTCTTGTGGGCCAACCGCCGGCTGTTGAAATGGGCCGGGCGGGACGAGCAGACCCCGATGGGGATGAACTTTTATGCCCTGTTGGGCGAACCGGAAATCATGGGACCCGATTTTTGTCCCTTCCACACGGCTCTGGCCATCGCGGATGAAAGCAACAGCACGCTGCACACGGCTGACAATCGCTATTTCCAGGTCCATGCGGCACCGATCCACTATCCGGATGCAACCAAGCAGCTGATCGTCACCGTCGGCGACATCACCGACGAAATCATGCAGCAGCAAAAGCTGGCTGCGATCCACCAGGCGGGGCGCGAATTGGCCGACATCCGGCCCGCCGAGATCTTCATGATGGAAGTCGACGAGCGGATCGAGCTGCTCAAGGACAACATTCGGCACTACCTGAGCGATCTGCTGAATTACGAGTTCATCGAAATTCGGCTGTTGGAACATGCCACGGGCAATCTGATGCCCTTGTTAAGCGTGGGCATCGACCAAGAAGCGGCCGACCGCAAATTGCTGGCTCATCCCCAGGGCAACGGCATCACCGGATACGTGGCGGCCACGGGCGTCAGCTACATCTGTGCCGACGTTGTCAACGATCCGCTGTTCATTCCCGGCGTGCAGGGATCCCGCAGTTCGCTGACGGTCCCGTTGATCTTGCACGACCAAGTGCTGGGCACGCTGAACGTCGAAAGCCCCGAACCCCATGCGTTCGGCGACACGGATCTGCAGTTCTTGGAAATCTTTGCCCGCGACATCGCGCTGGCTTTGAACACGTTGGAATTGCTGGTCGCCCAAAAGGCCAACACCGCCCAGCAAAGCTGTGACGCGATTCACAGTGCCGTGGCGATGCCCGTCGACGAAATCTTGAACGACGCGGTCAACCTGATGGAGGATTACATCGGGCACGGCGGCGAAATGGCGGATCGTTTGCGTCGGATTCTGCAAAACACCCGCGACATCAAACGGACGATCCAACAGATCGGTCAAAAGATGACGCCGCTGGAAGCGGTCCCGGCCGGATCGCGTTCGCCACAGGACGAAGTGTTGCGGGGGCAACGCGTCTTGGTCGTCGACGCCGACGAAAAGGTCCGCGAAGACGCCCATCAGTTGCTGGAACGATACGGATGCATCGTCGAAACGGCGTCCAAGGGCGACGAAGCGGTGCTGATGGTTCGTGGTCTGGGATCTGGCGAATCGTACGACGTGGTGATTAGCGACATCCAGTTGCCCGATTACAGCGGTTACCAGCTGATGTTGCGGTTGGGGGAACGGATGGATCGCGTGCCGATGATTCTGATGCAGGGGTTCGGTTACGACCCGGGCCACAGCATCGTCAAAGCGCGACAAAACGGGCTGCACCCCAAGGGTGTCCTGTACAAGCCGTTCCGACTGGACCAGTTGATCGATGTGGTGCGGACGATCCTGTTGGCCAACCAACCGGAGTTGGCCGAAGGATGCAGCGACGCGGTGCCCGACCCCGCAAAGAAGC